A window of the Nocardia sp. NBC_01329 genome harbors these coding sequences:
- the folE gene encoding GTP cyclohydrolase I FolE produces MSTDRQTNGRTAGIPAELGESDEPDSELIAQHTGRRFDQPRAEAAVRELLLAVGENPDRPGLLDTPARVARAYREMFAGLYVEPDAVLNTTFDEEHQELVLVRDIPIYSTCEHHLVSFHGVAHVGYIPGPHGRVTGLSKLARLVDLYAKRPQVQERLTSQVADAVMRKLDPRGAIVVIEAEHLCMAMRGIRKPGASTTTSAVRGILQTNSASRSEALDLILRK; encoded by the coding sequence ATGTCGACCGATCGGCAGACCAACGGCCGGACGGCCGGTATCCCCGCTGAGCTGGGGGAAAGTGACGAGCCCGACTCGGAGCTGATCGCGCAGCACACCGGTAGACGGTTCGATCAGCCGCGAGCCGAGGCCGCGGTGCGCGAACTGCTGCTCGCGGTCGGTGAGAACCCGGACCGGCCGGGGCTGCTCGATACTCCCGCCCGGGTCGCCCGTGCCTACCGTGAAATGTTCGCGGGGTTGTACGTGGAACCGGACGCGGTGCTGAACACGACCTTCGACGAAGAACATCAGGAACTCGTCCTGGTTCGCGATATCCCGATCTACTCGACCTGCGAACATCACCTCGTGTCCTTTCACGGTGTCGCCCACGTCGGCTACATCCCCGGCCCGCACGGCCGGGTGACCGGCCTGTCCAAACTGGCGCGGCTGGTCGACCTCTACGCGAAACGCCCCCAGGTGCAGGAACGGCTCACCAGCCAGGTCGCCGACGCGGTCATGCGAAAACTGGACCCGCGGGGCGCGATCGTGGTGATCGAGGCCGAGCACCTGTGCATGGCCATGCGCGGAATCCGCAAACCCGGCGCCAGCACCACTACCTCGGCGGTCCGCGGGATCCTGCAGACCAACTCGGCCTCGCGTTCCGAGGCCCTCGACCTGATCCTGCGCAAGTGA
- the folB gene encoding dihydroneopterin aldolase: protein MNTPAPGPDRIELRGLRVFGRHGVFEHERRDGQEFVVDLTVWSDFGTAAATDDLANTVDYGALAELAVRIVAGPPRNLIETVATEIAERVRAVPGVADVEVVLHKPAAPIPHSFADVRVVTAGGRGQGSP, encoded by the coding sequence GTGAATACGCCGGCACCCGGCCCGGACCGGATCGAGCTGCGGGGGCTGCGAGTTTTCGGTCGGCACGGAGTCTTCGAGCACGAGCGCCGCGACGGACAGGAATTCGTGGTGGACTTGACCGTCTGGTCGGATTTCGGCACAGCGGCGGCCACCGACGATCTGGCGAATACCGTCGATTACGGGGCGCTCGCGGAACTGGCCGTGCGGATCGTGGCCGGGCCGCCCCGGAATCTGATCGAAACCGTCGCCACCGAGATCGCCGAACGGGTCCGCGCAGTGCCCGGCGTCGCTGATGTCGAGGTGGTGTTGCACAAGCCCGCCGCACCCATTCCGCACAGTTTCGCCGATGTGCGGGTGGTTACCGCCGGTGGCCGTGGGCAGGGATCCCCATGA
- the folK gene encoding 2-amino-4-hydroxy-6-hydroxymethyldihydropteridine diphosphokinase encodes MTRAVLSIGSNMGDRLELLRGVVTGLGTRVRAVSPVYTTAPWGGVEQEDFLNAVLVAEDPGYRCRDWLRHGQRLETAAGRERAVRWGARTLDVDIVSCAEPDAGGFRALHSTDPELTLPHPQAHNRAFVLIPWLDVEPDATLAVEGTERSARELLMELDPAERAGVRRTELALLPAAGTVR; translated from the coding sequence ATGACGCGGGCGGTGCTCTCGATCGGTTCGAACATGGGGGATCGGCTCGAACTGTTGCGCGGTGTCGTCACCGGGCTCGGTACCCGGGTGCGCGCCGTATCGCCCGTGTACACCACCGCGCCCTGGGGCGGCGTGGAGCAGGAGGATTTCCTCAATGCCGTGCTGGTGGCCGAGGACCCGGGTTACCGCTGCCGTGATTGGCTCAGGCACGGGCAGCGACTGGAAACGGCGGCCGGCCGCGAGCGGGCGGTGCGGTGGGGTGCCAGGACCCTCGATGTAGACATCGTCTCCTGCGCCGAGCCGGACGCCGGCGGCTTCCGTGCGCTGCACAGCACCGATCCCGAGCTCACGCTGCCGCATCCACAGGCGCACAACCGGGCGTTCGTCCTGATCCCTTGGCTCGATGTGGAACCCGATGCGACCCTGGCCGTCGAGGGGACTGAACGCAGTGCGCGAGAACTCCTGATGGAGCTGGACCCCGCCGAGCGCGCGGGTGTCCGGCGCACGGAATTGGCTCTCCTACCCGCTGCGGGGACGGTGCGGTGA
- the folP gene encoding dihydropteroate synthase: MGVVNVTGDSFSDGGRYLDPERAIEHGVRLYEMGADIIDVGGESTRPGAVRVDVETEVERVVPVLRGLVAAGIPTSVDTMRARVAEASIAAGVTVINDVSGGRADPAMAAVVAAADIPWILMHWRAASDYRHTGPADHYEDVVSEVRAELGVQVQHAIDAGVDPARIILDPGLGFAKTAEHNWALLGALDLFVADGFPVLIGASRKRFLGSLLGDADGPRPPGGRETATATVSALAAWHGAWGVRVHDVRGSQDAVAVTDAWRGAQRPGTPR; the protein is encoded by the coding sequence ATGGGCGTGGTCAACGTGACCGGCGATTCGTTCTCCGACGGGGGGCGCTACCTCGATCCGGAGCGGGCAATCGAACATGGGGTCCGGCTCTACGAAATGGGGGCCGACATCATCGATGTCGGCGGTGAGTCGACCCGGCCCGGTGCTGTCCGGGTCGATGTGGAGACCGAGGTCGAACGGGTGGTCCCGGTGCTACGCGGACTGGTCGCCGCCGGTATTCCCACCAGTGTCGACACCATGCGGGCCCGAGTTGCCGAGGCGTCCATCGCGGCCGGGGTGACGGTGATCAACGATGTGTCCGGCGGTCGCGCCGATCCCGCGATGGCCGCGGTAGTCGCCGCCGCCGATATCCCGTGGATCCTCATGCACTGGCGGGCTGCGTCGGATTACCGGCACACCGGTCCGGCGGACCATTACGAGGATGTGGTGTCCGAGGTGCGTGCCGAGCTCGGGGTCCAGGTGCAACATGCGATCGACGCGGGTGTCGATCCGGCGCGGATCATCCTGGATCCCGGTCTGGGTTTCGCGAAAACGGCGGAGCACAACTGGGCTCTGCTGGGCGCTCTGGATCTCTTCGTCGCCGACGGGTTCCCGGTGCTGATCGGCGCGTCACGCAAACGGTTCCTGGGATCGCTGCTGGGCGATGCCGACGGGCCGCGCCCACCCGGTGGCCGGGAGACCGCGACCGCCACCGTTTCCGCCTTGGCGGCGTGGCACGGGGCCTGGGGTGTGCGGGTCCACGACGTGCGCGGTTCGCAGGACGCCGTCGCGGTGACCGACGCCTGGCGCGGCGCGCAGCGGCCGGGAACGCCGCGGTGA
- a CDS encoding DUF3180 domain-containing protein codes for MKLKPTRVRELLANILIAAVIAWVATRLAYGSFPPISTIAGASLYPVALLEAALGFYIRTRVSSRQIGADLRQLHPITVARALALAKASAQVGSLVAGVWLGFLLWIFPQRGDLRAADADYPGALIGCGAGIALAVAALWLEYCCRAPDDPTDDPAPS; via the coding sequence ATGAAGCTCAAACCCACCCGCGTCCGGGAGTTGCTGGCCAATATCCTGATCGCGGCGGTGATCGCATGGGTGGCGACTCGGCTGGCCTACGGGAGTTTCCCGCCTATCTCCACCATCGCCGGGGCTTCGCTGTATCCGGTGGCGCTTCTGGAGGCAGCCCTCGGTTTCTATATCCGGACCCGGGTGAGCAGCCGTCAGATCGGCGCCGATCTGCGCCAGCTGCATCCGATCACCGTCGCCCGCGCACTCGCGCTGGCAAAGGCTTCCGCTCAGGTGGGATCGCTGGTGGCCGGGGTGTGGCTCGGATTCCTGCTCTGGATCTTCCCGCAACGCGGCGATCTACGTGCGGCCGACGCGGACTATCCGGGCGCCCTCATCGGCTGCGGTGCCGGTATCGCACTCGCGGTGGCGGCGCTGTGGCTCGAATACTGTTGCCGCGCTCCCGACGACCCGACCGACGACCCGGCCCCCTCGTAG
- a CDS encoding Rossmann-like and DUF2520 domain-containing protein, translating into MTSPRVTPGNPAASGDPAPARLTVGIVSAGRVGSALGAALERAGHIVFGVAAISDASVRRAQSRLPESRILPVEEVAASSELLLLAVPDAELAGLVRGLASSGTVRAGTIVVHTSGANGIGVLAPLQEAGALPLAVHPAMTFTGHDEDVSRLANACFGVTAADEIGYAIAQSLVIEMGGEPVRVAEEHRTLYHAALAHGSNHLVTLVLDAVDALRQALAGPGLLGQQTIDDQPGGLPERLLAPLASAALDNALRRGQSALTGPVARGDIAAVAAHLDALAAADPEVAAGYRALSRRTAERAQAPAELRELLEEPR; encoded by the coding sequence TTGACCTCGCCACGCGTGACTCCTGGCAACCCGGCCGCGAGTGGTGATCCGGCGCCCGCACGACTGACGGTAGGCATCGTCTCGGCGGGACGCGTGGGATCGGCACTCGGCGCCGCACTCGAGCGCGCCGGACACATCGTGTTCGGCGTGGCCGCCATCTCCGACGCCTCGGTGCGCCGGGCACAGTCCAGACTGCCCGAATCACGAATCCTCCCGGTCGAGGAGGTCGCAGCCAGCAGTGAACTGCTGCTCCTGGCCGTCCCCGACGCGGAGTTGGCCGGGCTGGTGCGCGGTCTGGCGAGTTCCGGGACAGTGCGTGCCGGCACGATCGTCGTCCACACTTCCGGCGCCAACGGGATCGGAGTACTCGCCCCACTACAGGAAGCCGGTGCGTTACCGCTGGCCGTCCATCCGGCCATGACCTTCACCGGTCACGACGAAGACGTGTCCCGGCTGGCCAACGCCTGTTTCGGAGTCACCGCCGCCGATGAGATCGGCTATGCCATCGCCCAGTCCCTGGTGATCGAGATGGGCGGCGAACCGGTCCGGGTGGCCGAGGAACACCGCACCCTCTATCACGCCGCGCTCGCACACGGCAGCAACCACCTCGTAACGCTGGTGCTGGACGCGGTGGATGCGCTGCGGCAGGCGCTGGCCGGCCCCGGTCTGCTCGGCCAGCAGACCATCGACGACCAGCCGGGCGGTCTGCCGGAACGGCTGCTCGCACCGCTGGCCTCCGCTGCGCTGGACAACGCGCTACGCCGCGGCCAGTCGGCGCTGACCGGCCCGGTGGCACGCGGGGACATCGCGGCGGTCGCTGCGCACCTCGACGCCCTCGCGGCGGCCGACCCAGAGGTGGCCGCCGGTTACCGGGCGCTGTCGCGGCGTACCGCCGAACGGGCGCAGGCCCCGGCCGAACTACGCGAGTTGCTGGAGGAGCCCCGATGA
- a CDS encoding DUF6779 domain-containing protein gives MVSPSRSSTSSRGREDVGKLFLGALVLLGLVASVFLVFSDSLEFIRVGLVVALWAAVLGAWASGRYQARMRDLRQIYELELEREISARREHEVGVESRVRSELGAEATEMAALRAELTVLRRQLERLFDGDLPEERPALRASAFRIQELPGAEDKATGLTPGWQGSDEGERRAVDAWANAAASWSHAADGWAEAEAEVGDITEPAGDITESGGDHGERNSVTPVYETDYPGRPRFASPDDAPVTAETAIVRLDDDPPYEPSAPDISGPSWADAFTEVYDEADTEGEDTYGPRPDEPFYGPPSPDTGPPLSDTGQPMNDSSGPDSDPPVTDVSEPPVGDKSVDRKPRESAVRATVALFPRSANSRRRRTQTDPGGTRRLSVAEIMANLRQEEEQRSS, from the coding sequence ATGGTTTCACCGTCCCGCAGTAGTACTTCCTCGCGCGGCCGGGAAGATGTGGGCAAGCTCTTCCTCGGCGCACTCGTCCTACTGGGCCTGGTGGCCAGCGTGTTTCTCGTTTTCAGCGACAGCCTGGAATTCATCCGGGTGGGTTTGGTGGTCGCGCTGTGGGCCGCGGTGCTCGGTGCGTGGGCGTCCGGCAGATACCAGGCGCGGATGCGCGATCTGCGGCAGATCTACGAGCTGGAACTCGAGCGTGAGATCAGCGCCCGCCGTGAGCACGAAGTCGGTGTCGAATCGCGGGTGCGTTCGGAACTGGGCGCCGAGGCGACGGAAATGGCGGCATTGCGCGCCGAACTCACAGTGTTGCGGCGGCAGTTGGAGCGACTCTTCGACGGCGACCTGCCGGAGGAGCGGCCCGCACTGCGTGCGTCGGCTTTCCGGATCCAGGAACTGCCCGGCGCCGAGGACAAGGCGACGGGGCTTACGCCCGGCTGGCAGGGATCGGACGAGGGCGAGCGGCGGGCGGTGGATGCCTGGGCGAATGCCGCGGCGAGCTGGTCGCATGCCGCCGATGGCTGGGCCGAGGCCGAAGCGGAGGTCGGTGATATCACCGAGCCTGCCGGTGATATCACCGAATCCGGCGGCGATCACGGCGAGCGCAATTCGGTGACCCCGGTCTACGAAACCGACTATCCGGGCCGCCCGCGGTTCGCGAGCCCCGACGATGCCCCGGTCACCGCGGAGACGGCGATCGTTCGGCTCGACGACGATCCGCCCTATGAGCCGTCCGCCCCTGATATCTCCGGGCCGAGCTGGGCGGACGCCTTCACCGAGGTGTACGACGAAGCGGATACCGAAGGCGAGGACACCTACGGTCCGCGGCCCGATGAACCCTTCTACGGCCCGCCGTCGCCCGATACCGGCCCGCCGCTGTCCGATACCGGCCAGCCGATGAACGACAGCAGCGGGCCGGACTCCGACCCGCCGGTGACGGATGTATCCGAACCGCCCGTCGGCGACAAGTCCGTCGACCGAAAGCCCCGCGAATCGGCCGTGCGGGCGACGGTCGCTCTCTTCCCCCGATCGGCGAATTCGCGGCGTCGCCGCACCCAGACCGATCCCGGCGGGACCCGGCGCCTGTCGGTCGCCGAGATCATGGCGAATCTGCGTCAGGAAGAGGAGCAGCGCAGCTCCTGA